Proteins encoded together in one Roseibacterium elongatum DSM 19469 window:
- a CDS encoding undecaprenyl-diphosphate phosphatase: protein MSLFHLFLVAVIQGITEFLPVSSSGHLILLPNLSSFEDQGQVIDVAVHAGTLGAVILYFWREVKLAILGIPRLLTGRLDTPGAKLAFLLVIATLPVVGVGLVLHATGASDLLRSVAVIGWAMIVFGIVLYWADQRGSTVKQSADWTLRDAIVMGLWQAVALIPGTSRSGITITAGRLLGYDRESAARIAMLMSIPTITASALLLGAEVVATADMQMARDGAIAAAMSFVAAFAALAMMMRLLQSVSFTPYVIYRIVLGVVLLAIAYA, encoded by the coding sequence ATGAGTCTATTTCACCTCTTCCTAGTGGCCGTCATCCAGGGGATTACCGAGTTTTTGCCCGTCTCCTCGTCGGGGCATCTGATCCTGCTGCCGAATCTCTCGTCCTTCGAGGATCAGGGACAAGTCATCGACGTGGCGGTACACGCCGGCACGCTTGGCGCTGTCATCCTGTATTTCTGGCGCGAGGTGAAGCTTGCCATTCTAGGCATCCCGCGCCTGCTGACCGGTCGTCTGGACACGCCCGGCGCGAAACTGGCCTTTCTTCTGGTCATCGCGACCCTCCCCGTCGTAGGGGTCGGCCTTGTCCTGCACGCGACCGGCGCCAGCGACCTGTTGCGCTCGGTCGCGGTGATCGGATGGGCCATGATCGTCTTCGGTATCGTGCTTTACTGGGCTGACCAGCGCGGCAGCACCGTCAAGCAAAGCGCGGACTGGACCCTGCGCGACGCCATCGTCATGGGGTTGTGGCAGGCCGTCGCCCTGATACCGGGCACGTCGCGTTCGGGGATCACCATCACGGCGGGGCGGTTGCTGGGCTATGACCGCGAAAGCGCGGCGCGCATCGCGATGCTCATGTCCATCCCGACGATCACGGCCTCTGCGCTGCTGCTCGGGGCCGAGGTCGTCGCCACGGCCGACATGCAAATGGCCCGCGACGGCGCCATTGCCGCCGCCATGTCCTTTGTCGCAGCCTTCGCGGCGCTGGCGATGATGATGCGCCTGTTGCAGAGCGTCAGTTTCACACCTTACGTGATCTACCGCATCGTCCTTGGGGTGGTGCTGCTGGCGATCGCCTATGCCTGA
- a CDS encoding complex I NDUFA9 subunit family protein, which translates to MAKLVTIFGGSGFVGRYIARRMAREGWRVRVAVRRPNEALFVRPYGAVGQVEPIFANVRDDDSVRAAIHGADVVVNCVGILSERGKNKFGMIQHHGAARVARIATEEGVTSFVQISAIGADSESNSLYAESKGKGEEAVLEAFPTAIILRPSIVFGPEDEFFNRFAKMTRTGFLLPVVGASTRFQPVYVDDVAKAAVKSVKGQVEPGIYELGGPDVKTFRELMEQMLEVIRRRRLIVNVPFWIASIMAGVLDTVQMLTGGLLHNALLTRDQVRNLRRDNVVSEGRMGLSDLGIEPVGMDAVLEDYLWPYRPSGQYSKIKESAKNLAAEDHTQA; encoded by the coding sequence ATGGCCAAACTCGTGACGATTTTCGGCGGCTCAGGGTTTGTGGGGCGCTACATCGCGCGACGCATGGCGAGGGAGGGCTGGCGCGTGCGCGTGGCCGTCCGGCGCCCGAACGAGGCGTTGTTTGTCCGCCCCTACGGCGCAGTGGGACAGGTCGAGCCGATCTTTGCCAATGTGCGCGACGATGACTCGGTTCGTGCGGCCATTCATGGCGCGGATGTCGTCGTCAACTGCGTCGGTATCCTGTCCGAGCGCGGCAAGAACAAATTCGGGATGATCCAGCATCACGGCGCGGCCCGCGTTGCGCGAATCGCGACCGAAGAGGGCGTGACCTCTTTCGTGCAGATTTCGGCAATCGGCGCGGACAGCGAAAGCAACAGCCTTTATGCCGAATCCAAGGGCAAAGGCGAGGAAGCGGTGCTCGAGGCGTTTCCGACGGCCATCATCTTGCGCCCTTCGATCGTGTTCGGCCCCGAAGACGAATTCTTCAACCGCTTCGCCAAGATGACCCGCACCGGGTTTCTGTTGCCGGTTGTCGGTGCGTCGACCCGGTTTCAGCCGGTCTATGTGGATGACGTTGCCAAGGCCGCGGTCAAGAGCGTCAAGGGCCAGGTCGAGCCCGGCATCTACGAATTGGGCGGCCCCGATGTGAAGACCTTCCGCGAATTGATGGAACAGATGCTGGAGGTCATTCGCCGCCGCCGTCTGATCGTGAACGTGCCGTTCTGGATCGCCAGCATCATGGCGGGGGTTCTGGATACCGTTCAGATGCTGACCGGCGGCCTGCTGCACAACGCGCTGCTGACGCGCGATCAGGTGCGCAACCTGCGCCGCGACAATGTCGTGTCCGAGGGTCGGATGGGTCTGTCGGATCTGGGGATTGAGCCGGTTGGGATGGACGCGGTCCTGGAAGACTATCTTTGGCCGTATCGCCCGTCGGGCCAGTATTCCAAGATCAAGGAAAGCGCCAAGAACCTCGCCGCCGAAGATCACACTCAGGCATAG
- a CDS encoding autotransporter assembly complex protein TamA, with the protein MGVTLPVSAQQVELRAPETSEELQETLRAASLLFRPASEEPRSAQDILAAARADYARLTAALYDAGHFSPVVRIQLDGREAATISPFAVPAAIARVEIRVDPGPDYRFGEVEIGPLAGRSDAIPEFARGEPASTSVLRDAAAAAIDGWRDRGHALADVAGQQITARHRDARLDADIRLDPGPVITFGALIPQGHDRMRPERIVEIAGLPTGLTYSPQEVARAEERLRESGVFSAVALTQTDPSSGNVMDFTAVVAESPLRRFGFGAEISTEDGGSLYAYWLHRNLFGGAERLRFDAAITGIGQQEISTEAIEGIDLEFGVRFSRPATFTPDTTAVAELRAYRLQEPGFTVTALGGEVGVEHVFDERLEGSIALGLIGMRIDGPFGEFDIGYAFLPTELRWDNRDDPLDPADGVYVAAAATPFLTTEGGAGARLLLDARGYLGFGAENRTRLAARGQIGSVIGADIAEIPPDFLFYSGGSGTVRGQEYQSLGADYGGVEAGGRGFAALSTELRQDIGESNFGIVAFADMGLISSDAGFQDDPEWHAGAGLGLRYATPFGPIRVDLATPVRGGGTGEDVFLYIGIGQAF; encoded by the coding sequence GTGGGGGTCACCCTGCCGGTGTCCGCCCAACAGGTCGAATTGCGCGCGCCCGAGACGTCCGAGGAGTTGCAGGAGACACTCCGCGCGGCCTCCTTGCTGTTTCGGCCGGCCTCGGAGGAGCCGCGCAGCGCACAGGATATCCTTGCAGCCGCGCGCGCCGATTATGCGCGCCTGACGGCGGCCCTTTATGATGCCGGTCATTTCTCGCCCGTGGTTCGCATCCAACTGGACGGTCGCGAGGCGGCCACAATTTCGCCCTTTGCGGTCCCGGCGGCCATCGCCCGTGTCGAGATCCGGGTCGATCCCGGCCCCGACTACAGATTTGGCGAGGTCGAGATTGGCCCCTTGGCCGGGCGCAGCGACGCGATTCCCGAATTCGCGCGCGGCGAACCGGCCAGCACATCCGTTCTGCGCGACGCCGCCGCTGCCGCCATCGACGGCTGGCGCGATCGCGGGCATGCCCTGGCCGATGTCGCCGGCCAGCAAATCACCGCACGGCACCGTGACGCGCGGCTCGACGCGGATATCCGCCTCGACCCCGGCCCGGTTATCACCTTTGGCGCCCTGATCCCGCAGGGCCATGACCGCATGCGGCCCGAACGGATCGTCGAGATCGCGGGCCTGCCAACCGGACTGACCTATTCACCGCAAGAGGTCGCGCGCGCCGAGGAACGCCTGAGAGAGTCGGGCGTCTTCTCGGCCGTGGCTTTGACACAGACCGACCCGAGCAGCGGGAACGTCATGGATTTCACCGCCGTCGTGGCCGAGTCGCCCTTGCGCCGGTTCGGATTCGGGGCCGAGATTTCGACCGAGGATGGCGGGTCGCTTTATGCCTATTGGCTGCACCGCAACCTTTTCGGCGGGGCCGAGCGTCTGCGCTTCGACGCCGCCATCACCGGGATCGGCCAGCAGGAGATCTCGACCGAGGCGATCGAGGGGATCGACCTTGAATTCGGTGTCCGGTTCTCGCGCCCCGCGACCTTTACGCCCGACACGACGGCCGTGGCCGAGCTCAGAGCCTATCGGCTTCAAGAACCTGGGTTCACCGTAACCGCCCTTGGTGGCGAGGTCGGGGTCGAGCATGTGTTCGACGAGCGCCTTGAGGGGTCCATCGCGCTGGGGCTGATCGGCATGCGGATCGACGGGCCCTTTGGCGAGTTCGATATCGGCTATGCCTTTCTGCCGACCGAACTGCGCTGGGATAACCGCGACGATCCGCTCGACCCGGCGGATGGGGTTTATGTCGCCGCCGCGGCCACGCCGTTTCTGACGACCGAGGGCGGCGCGGGCGCACGCCTGCTGCTGGACGCCCGCGGGTATCTGGGCTTTGGCGCCGAGAATCGTACGAGGCTGGCGGCCCGCGGTCAGATCGGCAGCGTCATCGGTGCCGATATCGCCGAGATTCCGCCGGATTTCCTGTTCTACTCCGGAGGGTCTGGCACCGTTCGCGGACAGGAGTATCAATCGCTCGGTGCGGATTATGGCGGCGTCGAAGCCGGGGGTCGCGGCTTTGCGGCGCTGTCCACCGAACTGCGTCAGGATATCGGCGAGTCGAATTTCGGGATCGTCGCCTTTGCCGACATGGGTCTGATCTCGTCGGATGCCGGGTTTCAGGACGACCCTGAATGGCACGCGGGGGCGGGGCTGGGACTGCGCTATGCAACGCCCTTCGGGCCGATCCGTGTTGATCTGGCGACCCCGGTGCGCGGCGGCGGCACGGGCGAGGACGTCTTTCTTTATATCGGCATCGGGCAGGCATTCTGA
- a CDS encoding translocation/assembly module TamB domain-containing protein, protein MRNIWLSLCIALMLPLMAQAQSDADGDRGRIVQFLEEQLSDGAREVRIDGFRGALSSTAELDRLSIADAEGEWLILENARLVWTRSALFRRALQIDELTAERLVILRRPVTDADASLDLPPAEAQPFALPELPVRIAIDQMAIDEIDLDVSVIGVGGRFSLDGAARLADGDGAADIELVRLDGPGDVFDLSASYANDTDILSVDLLLTEEAGGLASELLNLPGRPALRFAVDGEGPIDDFTAEIALETDGARRLGGMITSMAQTGGDHVIALDLGGDLTPMMPVEYHGFFGDDTSLAALVRLHADGAISLQDMNLSARALELTGSVALDAARRPQVIDVTGTLADPAGAGPVRLPVGMEARLRRATLALNFDATDSDAFVLEADIAAFETDDLGIRRIALSSNGTITPSASGIGAVAATVTADIDGLAHRDPALARAIGETVGFRSQVSWTEGAAILISGLSLTAGDIIAGGGASVQVGQARLDTALDLALRIADLSRLSPLTGQDLDGQLDAGLSGRVEPLSGAFDLVVEGSGQGLGFGAGLPPALFAGETVLSLHAIRDTGGLRVERIALDNAELALSGDGSLHTAGGQFAADLRLRNVGLFTDALSGPISADAQVTRRGTAPWQIDVALNGPGGMRAGVTGGVGLPDGSVDLQAQGSLPLALANRFIRPRSVNGTLGFDLAVRGQPGLSAVSGTLTTNGARVSLPTLQAALENLALSATLSQGQIRLDGGGRLNTGGQVSARGTINLSAAGMPADIAITADNARLVDPELFEARITRADLSVSGPLTRFFEVGGLVTLGETELRVPETGLGGAAPIPEIRHVNETTAERQTRRFAGLLARSNPASAGGGVGLDLTIAAPGRIYLRGRGIDAEFGGEIRLNGTSAQVIPSGQFNLIRGRLSILGTRLDFTEGSATLQGSFDPFLDLTAESRSGGYVISIGVSGPASAPEITFASDPALPEDEVLAQLLFGRSVSSLSPVQLLQLADAATSLAGGSTNSGFLANLRTGLGLDDLDLQTDDEGNAAVRAGRYLSDNIYTDVTVNADGEADLSLNIDLSPDITARGSFSSDGNSSVGVFFERDY, encoded by the coding sequence ATGCGGAACATCTGGCTGTCTCTCTGCATCGCCCTGATGCTGCCCCTTATGGCGCAGGCCCAAAGCGACGCCGACGGCGATCGCGGCCGCATCGTGCAGTTTCTGGAAGAGCAACTGTCGGACGGCGCGCGCGAGGTCCGGATCGACGGGTTTCGCGGGGCCCTGTCTTCGACCGCGGAACTGGATCGTCTGTCCATCGCCGACGCCGAGGGCGAGTGGCTGATCCTTGAAAACGCGCGTCTGGTCTGGACACGATCGGCGCTGTTCAGGCGTGCCCTCCAGATCGATGAACTTACAGCCGAACGGCTGGTCATCCTGCGTCGGCCCGTCACCGATGCGGACGCGTCGCTGGATTTGCCCCCGGCCGAGGCGCAGCCCTTTGCCCTGCCCGAGTTGCCGGTCCGCATTGCCATCGACCAGATGGCCATCGACGAGATCGACCTCGATGTGTCGGTCATCGGGGTAGGCGGGCGATTCTCCCTCGATGGCGCGGCGCGACTGGCCGATGGCGATGGCGCGGCGGATATCGAACTGGTGCGGCTGGATGGGCCCGGCGACGTGTTCGATCTGTCGGCCAGTTACGCCAATGACACCGACATCCTGTCCGTCGATCTGTTGCTGACCGAAGAGGCGGGCGGTCTGGCCTCGGAACTGCTGAACCTGCCGGGGCGGCCCGCGCTCCGGTTCGCGGTGGATGGCGAAGGCCCAATCGACGATTTCACTGCTGAGATCGCCCTCGAGACCGATGGCGCGCGTCGGCTGGGGGGTATGATCACCAGCATGGCGCAAACGGGCGGCGATCACGTGATCGCCCTGGATCTCGGCGGCGACCTGACACCGATGATGCCGGTCGAATATCACGGCTTTTTCGGCGACGACACCAGCCTTGCCGCCTTGGTGCGCCTGCATGCCGATGGCGCGATCTCGCTTCAGGACATGAACCTCAGCGCGCGGGCCCTGGAATTGACCGGTTCGGTCGCGCTGGACGCGGCGCGGCGCCCGCAGGTGATCGACGTCACTGGCACCTTGGCCGACCCGGCCGGCGCAGGCCCGGTGCGCCTGCCTGTTGGCATGGAGGCCCGCCTGCGGCGCGCGACCCTGGCGTTGAATTTCGACGCCACCGACAGCGATGCCTTTGTTCTGGAGGCCGATATCGCGGCGTTCGAAACGGATGATCTCGGCATTCGCCGAATCGCGCTGAGCTCGAATGGCACAATCACGCCCAGTGCCAGCGGCATCGGCGCCGTGGCCGCAACCGTGACGGCCGATATCGATGGCCTGGCCCATCGCGACCCCGCCCTTGCCCGGGCCATCGGCGAAACGGTCGGCTTTCGCAGCCAGGTATCCTGGACGGAAGGAGCCGCGATCCTGATTTCGGGCCTGTCGCTGACGGCCGGTGACATCATCGCCGGGGGCGGGGCCAGTGTGCAGGTCGGACAGGCGCGGCTGGACACGGCGCTGGATCTGGCGCTGCGCATCGCGGATTTGTCGCGGCTGTCGCCCCTCACCGGCCAGGACCTCGACGGTCAACTCGATGCCGGCCTGTCGGGCCGTGTCGAACCGCTCTCGGGTGCATTCGACCTTGTCGTCGAGGGCAGCGGCCAGGGTCTCGGGTTCGGGGCCGGCTTGCCCCCCGCCCTTTTCGCCGGAGAAACCGTGCTGAGCCTGCATGCGATCCGCGATACGGGGGGCCTTCGGGTCGAACGGATTGCCCTCGACAATGCCGAGCTGGCGCTGTCCGGTGACGGATCGCTCCACACGGCCGGGGGGCAGTTCGCCGCCGATCTGCGCCTGCGCAACGTGGGCCTGTTCACCGATGCGCTGAGCGGACCGATCAGCGCCGATGCCCAGGTCACCCGGCGCGGCACGGCCCCATGGCAGATCGACGTGGCGCTGAACGGGCCGGGCGGCATGCGCGCGGGGGTCACGGGCGGTGTCGGCCTGCCGGATGGCAGCGTCGATTTGCAGGCACAGGGCAGTCTGCCCCTGGCGCTGGCCAATCGCTTCATCCGGCCGCGATCCGTCAATGGCACGCTGGGGTTTGACCTGGCCGTGCGCGGGCAGCCCGGATTGTCCGCGGTGTCAGGCACGCTTACGACCAACGGGGCGCGGGTGTCGCTACCGACCTTGCAGGCCGCGCTCGAGAATTTGGCGCTGTCGGCGACCCTATCGCAGGGGCAGATCCGCCTGGATGGCGGCGGGCGGCTGAATACCGGGGGGCAGGTCTCGGCACGTGGCACGATCAACCTGTCCGCCGCGGGCATGCCGGCCGATATCGCGATCACGGCCGACAATGCCCGACTGGTCGACCCCGAGTTGTTCGAGGCGCGCATCACCCGCGCGGATCTGAGCGTATCGGGCCCGTTGACCCGGTTCTTCGAGGTCGGCGGCCTTGTGACCTTGGGCGAAACGGAACTGCGTGTGCCGGAAACCGGGCTTGGCGGCGCGGCCCCCATTCCCGAGATCCGCCACGTGAACGAAACCACGGCCGAGCGTCAGACCCGGCGTTTCGCGGGGCTTTTGGCGCGTAGCAACCCGGCGTCGGCCGGCGGCGGGGTCGGTCTGGACCTGACGATTGCGGCGCCGGGGCGAATCTACCTGCGGGGGCGCGGCATAGATGCCGAATTCGGCGGCGAGATCCGCCTGAACGGGACAAGCGCACAGGTCATTCCATCGGGCCAGTTCAATCTGATCCGCGGCCGGCTTTCGATCCTGGGAACGCGACTGGATTTCACCGAGGGCAGCGCAACCCTGCAAGGCAGTTTCGACCCCTTTCTGGACCTCACCGCCGAAAGCCGGTCGGGGGGCTACGTGATCAGCATCGGGGTCAGCGGGCCGGCCTCGGCGCCCGAGATCACCTTTGCCTCGGACCCCGCCCTGCCCGAAGACGAAGTGCTGGCGCAATTGCTGTTCGGCCGCTCGGTGTCGTCGCTGTCGCCGGTGCAGTTGCTGCAATTGGCCGATGCCGCGACATCGCTTGCGGGTGGCAGTACGAACAGCGGCTTTCTCGCCAATCTCAGGACGGGCCTTGGCCTCGACGATCTGGACCTGCAAACCGATGATGAAGGCAACGCGGCGGTGCGGGCGGGGCGGTATCTGTCGGACAACATCTATACCGATGTCACCGTGAACGCCGACGGCGAAGCGGACCTTTCGCTGAACATCGACCTGTCACCGGATATCACCGCGCGCGGCAGTTTTTCTTCGGATGGCAACAGCTCGGTCGGTGTGTTTTTCGAACGTGATTACTAG
- a CDS encoding ribonuclease D yields MTIHLYQNDLPDGLDLGPKVAIDCETMGLIPQRDRLCLVQLSSGDGHAHLVQIAKGQTEAPNLCRLLTDPDVLKLFHFGRFDIAAMYNAFGALAAPVYCTKIASKLIRTYTDRHGLKNLLQELLEIDISKQQQTSDWGAPDLTEAQMAYAASDVLYLHRLRDALNARLDREDRTEMAKACFEFLPTRAKLDLAGWPDIDIFAH; encoded by the coding sequence GTGACCATCCATCTTTACCAGAACGACCTACCGGATGGGTTGGACCTTGGCCCCAAGGTAGCGATCGATTGCGAAACCATGGGCCTGATCCCGCAGCGCGACCGCTTGTGCCTGGTTCAATTGTCGTCGGGTGACGGCCATGCCCACCTGGTGCAGATCGCGAAGGGCCAGACCGAGGCCCCGAACCTCTGCCGCCTGCTGACGGATCCAGACGTTCTGAAGCTGTTCCATTTCGGGCGCTTCGATATCGCGGCGATGTACAATGCCTTCGGTGCGCTTGCCGCGCCCGTCTATTGCACCAAGATCGCGTCGAAACTGATCCGCACTTATACGGACCGGCACGGGCTGAAGAACCTGCTCCAGGAACTGCTCGAGATCGATATCTCGAAACAGCAGCAGACCTCGGATTGGGGCGCGCCGGACCTGACCGAGGCACAAATGGCCTATGCCGCATCCGATGTCTTGTATCTGCACCGCCTGCGCGACGCGTTGAATGCGCGCCTTGATCGCGAGGATCGCACCGAGATGGCCAAGGCCTGTTTCGAGTTCTTGCCGACACGGGCCAAGCTTGACCTGGCCGGTTGGCCGGATATCGACATCTTCGCGCATTGA
- a CDS encoding LptA/OstA family protein, giving the protein MRRFLIHSLVCLIALAVFPAAGAAQVAIGFGGVAYDPNQPVEVTANSLTIDQTTGEAVFDGNVLVVQGDLRMAAGRVRVLYSDSTGRNEVQEVVATGGVLVTRGADAAEGGEARYNVATAVLTMRGDVLVTQGGTAVAGDQLVVNMRTGNGSVDGRVRTVLDTGGSE; this is encoded by the coding sequence ATGCGCAGATTTCTTATCCATAGCTTGGTTTGCCTGATCGCCCTTGCGGTTTTTCCGGCAGCGGGTGCGGCACAGGTCGCCATCGGCTTTGGCGGGGTGGCCTATGACCCGAACCAGCCGGTCGAGGTGACGGCCAACAGCCTGACGATCGACCAGACCACCGGCGAAGCCGTTTTCGACGGGAATGTCCTAGTCGTGCAGGGCGATCTGCGGATGGCCGCCGGCCGGGTACGTGTTCTGTACTCCGACAGTACCGGCCGCAACGAAGTGCAGGAGGTTGTCGCGACCGGGGGCGTGTTGGTGACGCGTGGCGCCGATGCCGCCGAGGGTGGCGAAGCCCGCTACAACGTGGCCACCGCGGTTCTGACGATGCGGGGCGATGTGCTGGTCACCCAGGGCGGCACCGCCGTCGCAGGCGACCAACTGGTGGTGAACATGCGCACAGGCAACGGATCGGTTGATGGGCGCGTCCGCACGGTTCTGGACACCGGCGGCTCGGAATGA
- the lptB gene encoding LPS export ABC transporter ATP-binding protein, translated as MTDRLHLSVAGGGATGLRIDRLRKSYKRRLVIRDVSLHLNRGEVVALLGPNGSGKTTSFYCIAGLITPDGGKVTIDGQDVTLLPMYRRARAGIGYLPQEMSIFRGLSVEDNIMAILEIVERNRARRKERLEELLSEFSIEHLRRAPALSLSGGERRRAEIARCLASDPRYVLLDEPFAGVDPIAVGDIRHLVGELKTRGIGVLITDHNVRETLEIVDRAYILHDGMIIMSGTADEVVRDENVRRVYLGETFSIK; from the coding sequence ATGACCGACCGGCTGCACCTGTCCGTTGCCGGTGGCGGCGCCACGGGCCTGCGCATCGACCGCCTGCGCAAGAGCTACAAGCGACGGCTGGTGATCCGGGATGTCTCGTTGCACCTGAACCGGGGCGAAGTCGTGGCCCTGCTGGGCCCGAACGGATCGGGCAAAACCACGTCCTTTTACTGCATCGCGGGATTGATCACGCCCGATGGTGGCAAGGTCACGATCGACGGACAGGATGTCACGCTGTTACCCATGTATCGCCGTGCCCGGGCGGGGATTGGCTATCTTCCACAGGAAATGTCGATCTTTCGCGGTCTCTCGGTCGAAGACAACATCATGGCGATCCTCGAAATCGTCGAAAGGAACCGCGCCCGTCGCAAGGAGCGCCTCGAAGAGCTGCTGAGCGAGTTTTCCATCGAGCATCTGCGCCGTGCGCCCGCACTGTCTTTGTCCGGCGGCGAACGCCGGCGGGCCGAGATCGCGCGCTGCCTGGCCTCGGACCCGCGCTATGTGCTGCTCGACGAACCTTTTGCCGGGGTCGACCCGATCGCGGTCGGCGACATCCGGCATCTTGTGGGCGAGCTCAAGACACGCGGCATCGGTGTGCTGATCACCGACCACAACGTGCGCGAAACCCTCGAGATCGTGGACCGCGCCTATATCCTGCATGACGGCATGATCATCATGTCCGGGACGGCGGACGAGGTCGTGCGCGACGAAAACGTGCGCCGCGTCTATCTGGGCGAAACCTTCAGCATCAAGTGA
- the hpf gene encoding ribosome hibernation-promoting factor, HPF/YfiA family has protein sequence MRYQISGKQIDIGDALQVHVKDSLNSVVGKYAERPTDATVIFSKSGAEFVCETTVHLSTGMTASAKASAHEIYAAFEKTADKMEKQLRRYKRRLKDHHRERTQPIDVMQAASYILASSESHDEDAEPESLQPIIVAEMETKVPSLSVGEAVMQMEISGAPLLVFRNEKHDGVNVVYRRDDGNVGWIDPTLD, from the coding sequence ATGCGTTATCAAATCAGCGGTAAGCAGATCGACATCGGCGATGCCCTGCAGGTTCATGTCAAGGACAGCCTCAACAGTGTCGTGGGCAAATACGCCGAACGTCCGACGGACGCGACGGTGATCTTTTCGAAATCGGGGGCCGAGTTCGTGTGCGAAACGACCGTGCACCTGTCGACCGGCATGACGGCCTCGGCCAAGGCGTCGGCGCACGAGATCTATGCCGCGTTCGAAAAGACGGCGGACAAGATGGAAAAGCAGCTGCGCCGCTACAAGCGCCGGCTGAAGGATCACCACCGCGAACGCACGCAGCCCATCGATGTCATGCAGGCCGCGTCCTATATCCTTGCCTCTTCCGAAAGCCATGACGAGGACGCCGAACCCGAAAGCCTCCAGCCCATCATCGTGGCCGAGATGGAGACCAAGGTTCCCTCGCTCTCGGTCGGCGAAGCCGTCATGCAGATGGAAATTTCCGGCGCACCGCTCTTGGTGTTCCGCAACGAGAAACATGATGGCGTGAATGTCGTCTACCGCCGCGACGACGGGAATGTCGGCTGGATCGATCCGACCCTCGACTGA
- a CDS encoding PTS sugar transporter subunit IIA has protein sequence MDLSQLLSPQAVKVVSDVTSKKRLLQCIADLAEGLIGLKSSEIFDALQERESLGPTGVGHGVALPHARLTDLTEVKGAFLKLERSIDFDSADRQPVDLVFALFAPSDTGVDHLKALALVSRTLRDDALCAKLRANSDPATLHTLLTEAQASQAA, from the coding sequence ATGGACCTTTCGCAACTGCTCAGTCCGCAGGCCGTCAAGGTCGTCAGCGACGTGACCAGCAAGAAGCGCCTGCTGCAATGCATTGCGGATCTGGCCGAAGGTCTGATCGGGCTGAAATCGTCCGAGATCTTCGATGCGCTGCAGGAACGCGAAAGCCTGGGCCCGACGGGCGTGGGCCATGGTGTGGCATTGCCCCATGCGCGGTTGACCGATCTGACCGAGGTCAAGGGCGCATTCCTGAAACTGGAACGCTCCATCGATTTCGACTCGGCCGACCGTCAGCCGGTGGACCTTGTCTTTGCGCTCTTTGCCCCCAGCGACACGGGTGTCGATCACCTCAAGGCGCTGGCGCTGGTATCGCGCACCCTGCGTGACGATGCGCTTTGTGCCAAGCTCAGGGCGAATTCCGATCCCGCGACGCTTCACACCCTGTTGACCGAGGCACAGGCCAGTCAGGCCGCCTGA